One genomic window of Macrobrachium rosenbergii isolate ZJJX-2024 chromosome 51, ASM4041242v1, whole genome shotgun sequence includes the following:
- the LOC136833499 gene encoding LOW QUALITY PROTEIN: uncharacterized protein (The sequence of the model RefSeq protein was modified relative to this genomic sequence to represent the inferred CDS: deleted 1 base in 1 codon) has translation MASSRMECVYIYRVSRIFQHRLPSFIFLSTSESSLTLTRTTRALFEGFIFPIASHLPFFSTEMKATVLLALFGVAVAQNFPSSTYGAPNGGFSKGFGGSNGAPSNGYGAPPSTAYGAPNGGYGADAEIAALGENIPGGGIPGEDYPILASVPETGFSCDVQSVPGYYADTDPEAGCQVFHICQDRPNGRRQQDSFLCPNGTIFNQQYLVCDWWYNFDCATAEDFYSVNELIGVEPNAGYGYGNGNGNGNGNGGNGYSNGNGNGNGNGNGNGNGNGKNGYSNGNGNGNGRNGYSNGNGNGNGRNGYSNGNGNGRNGYSNGNGNGNGNGRTGYSNGNGNSNGRNGYSNGNGNINGNGRNGYSNGNGNGNGNGRNGYSNGNGNGNGNGRNGYSNGSNNGNGNGRNGYSNGNGNGNGNGRNGCSNGRNGYRNGYSHGNGNGNGNGRNGYSNGNGNGNGNGRNGYSNGNGNGNGNGNGRNGYSNGNGNGNGRNGYSNGNGNGNGRNGYTNGRNGNGNGNGYSNGNGNGNGNGYSNGNGNGNGNGYSNGNGNGNGYSNGNGNGNGNGKSNGNGNGNGNGSPQWLSRLRCLTWLNLFQRQR, from the exons ATGGCTTCTTCCAGAatggagtgtgtatatatatatcgagtctCTCGCATCTTCCAGCATCGTCTTCCGAGTTTCATCTTCTTGTCAACGTCTGAGTCTTCCCTCACACTTACGAGAACGACCCGAGCCCTTTTCGAAGGTTTTATCTTTCCTATAGCTTCTCATCTACCCTTCTTTTCTACCGAAATGAAGGCAACAGTTCTTCTGG CCCTTTTCGGAGTGGCCGTGGCACAAAACTTCCCTTCTAGCACTTACGGTGCTCCAAACGGAGGTTTCTCGAAAGGATTTGGTGGTTCCAACGGGGCTCCAAGCAATGGTTATGGAGCTCCTCCGAGTACAGCATATGGTGCACCTAATGGCGGCTATGGGGCTGATGCTGAAATCGCTGCCCTGGGGGAGAACATCCCTGGCGGTGGTATCCCTGGAGAAGACTACCCAATCTTAGCATCCGTCCCTGAGACCGGGTTCTCGTGTGATGTCCAAAGTGTTCCTGGATATTACGCCGATACAGACCCTGAAGCTGGCtgccaggtcttccacatctgccagGACAGGCCCAATGGACGCCGTcagcaggactccttcctctgccccaacggcaccatcttcaaccaacaGTACCTCGTCTGTGACTGGTGGTACAATTTTGATTGCGCGACAGCTGAAGATTTCTACTCTGTCAATGAACTTATTGGAGTAGAACCCAACGCCGGATATGGGTATGgcaatggaaatggtaatggaaatggtaatggagGAAATGGATACAGCAATggtaatggtaatggtaatggtaatggtaatggtaatggtaatggtaatggaAAGAATGGATATAGCaatggtaatggaaatggcaatggaaGGAATGGATACAGCAATGgcaatggaaatggtaatggcAGAAATGGATACAGCAATGGTAATGGTAATGGAAGGAATGGATACAGCAATGGCAACGGTAATGGCAATGGAAATGGAAGGACTGGATATAGTAATGGTAATGGAAACAGTAACGGCAGAAATGGATACAGCAATGGCAACGGTAACATCAATGGAAATGGAAGGAATGGATACAGCAACGGTAATGGTAATGGCAACGGTAATGGAAGGAATGGATACAGCAACGGTAATGGTAACGGCAATGGTAACGGAAGGAATGGATACAGCAACGGCAGCAataatggaaatggcaatggaaGGAATGGATACAGCAACGGTAACGGTAACGGCAATGGTAATGGGAGGAATGGATGCAGCAATGGC AGGAATGGATACAGGAATGGGTACAGCCATGGTAACGGTAACGGCAATGGTAATGGGAGGAATGGATACAGCAATGGCAACGGTAATGGCAATGGTAATGGAAGGAATGGGTACAGCAATGGCAATGGAAACGGCAATGGCAATGGTAATGGAAGGAATGGATACAGCAATGGCAATGGAAACGGTAATGGAAGGAATGGATACAGCAATGgcaatggaaatggcaatggaaGAAACGGGTACACCAACGGCAGAAACGGTAATGGAAATGGCAACGGTTACAGCAACGGAAACGGGAACGGAAATGGCAATGGCTACAGCAATGGAAACGGTAACGGAAATGGCAACGGTTACAGCAATGGCAACGGAAATGGCAATGGCTACAGCAATGGCAACGGTAACGGAAATGGCAATGGAAAGAGCAATGGAAACGGTAACGGAAATGGCAATGGTTCCCCACAATGGCTTTCGAGACTCAGATGTTTAACTTGGCTAAATTTGTTCCAACGGCAACGGTAA
- the LOC136833500 gene encoding pro-resilin-like translates to MPFFESYGAPPVVSDSYEYSSTAFFGLVACQRLPSSSYGAPNGGFTNGFGGSNGAPSNGYSAPNGNGFGGSNGAPSNGYSAPNGNGASNGSGGRRNGFGGSNGAPRNGYAAPPSNSYGAPTNGYGVDAEIAALAENIPGGGVPGEDYPILASVPDTGFDCNAQNVPGYYADTDAEAGCQVFHICQDRPNGRRQQDSFLCPNGTIFNQQYLVCDWWFNFDCADAEDFYSVNELIGVDPNAGYGYGNGNGNSNQNGNGNGRNGYSNGNGSNGNGRNGSNGNGRNGYSNGNGTNGNRNGRNGYGNGNAANGNGRNGHSNGNGSRGNGNGGNGYSNGNNGNGANGVSSSYGAPF, encoded by the exons ATGCCTTTCTTCGAATCTTACGGTGCCCCACCCGTCGTCTCAGACTCCTACG AATATTCTTCTACAGCTTTCTTTGGGTTGGTTGCCTGCCAAAGGCTCCCATCAAGCAGCTATGGAGCTCCTAATGGCGGTTTCACCAATGGCTTCGGAGGTTCAAACGGGGCTCCAAGCAATGGCTACAGTGCCCCTAACGGCAACGGATTCGGAGGTTCAAACGGGGCTCCAAGCAATGGCTACAGTGCCCCTAATGGCAACGGTGCCTCTAATGGTTCTGGGGGCAGAAGAAACGGCTTTGGAGGCTCAAACGGCGCTCCTAGAAATGGTTATGCTGCTCCTCCAAGCAACAGCTACGGTGCTCCAACCAATGGCTATGGAGTCGATGCAGAAATCGCTGCCTTagctgaaaatattcctggaggAGGTGTCCCTGGAGAGGACTACCCAATTTTGGCCTCTGTCCCTGACACCGGATTTGACTGCAATGCCCAGAATGTCCCCGGATATTATGCTGATACTGACGCTGAAGCTGGCtgccaggtcttccacatctgccagGACAGGCCCAATGGACGCCGTcagcaggactccttcctctgccccaacggcaccatcttcaaccaacagtacctcgtctgtgactggtggttcaacttcgaCTGCGCTGATGCCGAAGACTTCTACTCCGTCAACGAACTCATCGGAGTAGACCCTAATGCTGGCTATGGTTACGGAAATGGTAATGGCAATAGTAACCAAAACGGCaatggaaatggaagaaatggatATAGCAATGGTAATGGTTCTAATGGTAATGGAAGAAATGGATCTAATGGTAATGGAAGAAACGGATACAGCAATGGTAATGGTACTAATGGCAATCGTAATGGAAGAAATGGATATGGCAATGGCAATGCTGCCAACGGAAACGGAAGAAATGGGCACAGCAATGGCAATGGTTCTAGAGGAAATGGCAATGGAGGAAATGGATACAGCAATGGCAATAACGGCAATGGCGCTAATGGTGTCTCTTCCTCTTATGGAGCACCTTTCTAA
- the LOC136833501 gene encoding uncharacterized protein, which yields MKAFLLIALLSATTHCAPDHGFSNGFGSSNGALSNGYDAPLSTSYGVPNGEYGVDAEIAALAENIPGGGVPGIDYPVLAFVPDTGFSCDAQSVPGYYADTAPEAGCQVFHICQDRPNGRRQQDSFLCPNGTILNQQYLVCDWWFNFDCSTAPDFYFVNEFIGVEPSAQYANGIINGNGNGLGKVCIQ from the exons ATGAAGGCTTTTCTACTAATTG CTCTTCTGAGCGCAACGACGCATTGTGCCCCAGATCATGGTTTCTCAAATGGATTTGGAAGCAGCAATGGTGCCCTCAGCAATGGCTATGATGCCCCTCTCAGCACATCCTATGGAGTTCCCAACGGGGAATATGGAGTCGACGCCGAAATTGCTGCCTTGGCTGAAAACATTCCAGGTGGTGGTGTTCCTGGAATAGACTATCCAGTACTGGCTTTTGTCCCTGATACAGGATTCTCCTGCGATGCCCAAAGTGTCCCTGGATACTACGCCGATACGGCCCCTGAGGCTGGCTGCCAGGTCTTCCATATCTGCCAAGACAGACCAAATGGACGCCGCcagcaggactccttcctctgccccaacggcaccatcCTCAATCAGCAGTACTTGGTctgtgactggtggttcaacttcgaCTGTTCCACTGCTCCAGACTTCTATTTCGTCAACGAATTCATTGGAGTCGAACCAAGTGCTCAGTATGCTAATGGTATCATCAATGGCAACGGAAATGGTCTTGGAAAGGTCTGCATACagtaa